The following proteins come from a genomic window of Aspergillus luchuensis IFO 4308 DNA, chromosome 3, nearly complete sequence:
- a CDS encoding putative mucin (COG:S;~EggNog:ENOG410PI1F;~InterPro:IPR013922,IPR036915;~PFAM:PF08613;~go_function: GO:0019901 - protein kinase binding [Evidence IEA];~go_process: GO:0000079 - regulation of cyclin-dependent protein serine/threonine kinase activity [Evidence IEA]) — protein sequence MSLPILSTKPYLPALHPITPTIAPSSRTEGSLSARKRPLEAISEVPDYTWTAPFRDGLPTPPNDMNSVTACSALPASSYGGKLDGYQLPPYSKVSDYTRMSSDVSNGAVSSSQPKYQAPVKDTMTSERESQKKTSSNGVASYLQIPSSISNSKGSLAEFAAQMTCLFWFESTAKLKAVEDRLSPTTSLAPEAVPAVAFQKWVTNILSTTQVSQNVILLALLFVYRLKKFNPGVRGKKGSEYRLMTIALMLGNKFLDDNTYTNKTWAEVSGITVQEIHIMEVEFLSNIRYNLFVSKEEWNEWHVKLGLFTDYFNKAPRASEKNEKHPTPPVLNVSPTLVPSPRAQLPSPSTKLPSPPASDPLRSQPWAMPMNAVPYTGAPQLPNDLPPATSSRKRSREEPLEEPPAKRTAMPNNMLTSMPSLPPSSALTSIPALPPVLASSGVPPHLPAMSEPVSRLPRPNFPSHSLPPTMPALSQLNPSGRVMPPVYNPSANWVPQMPPATSVPTTAVGPVANGMYNTSISLPDPSRHHNSPFAMTSGTISPAVSAYSVHTPQNHLSPTFFLANRNSPYRPVRSVNTLLIPPPSTSMQQQRIPFEHMHYQPLGKSERKTGLLPYSHPEAWPHGHFPQPIFHTTPNY from the exons ATGTCTCTCCCGATCCTCTCAACGAAACCGTATCTCCCCGCCCTCCACCCGATCACTCCTACTATAGCTCCTTCCTCGCGGACTGAAGGCTCGCTCAGCGCAAGGAAACGACCTCTTGAGGCTATCTCAGAAGTTCCCGATTACACCTGGACTGCTCCCTTCAGGGACGGTCTACCTACCCCTCCGAACGATATGAATAGCGTCACCGCTTGCAGCGCTCTGCCGGCGTCTTCCTATGGCGGCAAGCTCGATGGATATCAGCTTCCACCTTATTCCAAGGTGTCTGATTATACGCGCATGTCTTCTGATGTATCGAACGGGGCGGTCTCTTCGTCCCAGCCGAAATACCAAGCGCCGGTCAAGGATACCATGACCTCCGAACGAGAGTCTCAGAAGAAAACCAGCTCCAATGGTGTTGCGTCGTATCTCCAGATTCCTTCGTCTATCAGCAATAGCAAAGGCAGCCTGGCTGAATTTGCAGCACAG ATGACGTGCCTTTTCTGGTTCGAAAGTACCGCGAAACTGAAGGCCGTGGAGGACCGCCTCAGCCCGACCACATCTCTTGCACCAGAAGCAGTTCCCGCTGTTGCGTTCCAAAAGTGGGTGACAAACATCTTGTCAACTACGCAGGTCAGCCAGAATGTCATCTTATTGGCACTGCTCTTCGTCTACCGGTTGAAGAAGTTCAACCCGGGTGtgcggggaaagaaaggcagTGAGTATCGGCTGATGACCATTGCCCTCATGCTGGGCAACAAAT TCCTCGACGATAACACATACACCAACAAGACATGGGCAGAGGTCTCGGGGATCACAGTCCAAGAGATCCACATCATGGAGGTGGAGTTCCTCAGCAACATTCGCTATAACCTGTTCGTGTCCAAAGAGGAATGGAATGAGTGGCACGTCAAACTCGGGCTTTTCACGGACTACTTCAACAAGGCACCTCGAGCCTCCGAAAAGAACGAGAAACACCCTACTCCGCCAGTCCTCAATGTGTCGCCCACTTTGGTGCCATCTCCTCGGGCACAGTTGCCGTCACCTTCGACAAAGTTGCCATCGCCTCCCGCATCCGATCCTCTCCGTTCGCAGCCCTGGGCTATGCCTATGAATGCCGTGCCATACACTGGCGCACCTCAGCTCCCGAACGACTTGCCACCGGCCACCAGCTCTCGGAAGCGGTCCCGTGAGGAGCCATTGGAGGAGCCACCAGCGAAGAGGACAGCCATGCCAAACAACATGCTCACCTCAATGCCGTCacttccaccatcatcagctcTCACGAGCATCCCGGCCTTGCCCCCGGTACTGGCGTCCTCCGGTGTTCCCCCTCACCTTCCGGCCATGTCCGAACCGGTCTCGCGACTCCCCCGTCCGAACTTCCCATCTCACAGCCTTCCCCCTACCATGCCGGCGTTGTCTCAACTTAACCCCTCCGGTCGAGTCATGCCCCCGGTCTACAACCCTTCTGCGAACTGGGTTCCGCAGATGCCACCTGCGACGTCGGTTCCTACTACTGCCGTTGGACCTGTGGCCAACGGAATGTACAACACATCCATCTCACTGCCCGACCCCAGCAGACACCACAACAGCCCGTTCGCAATGACATCGGGCACAATCTCGCCCGCAGTTTCTGCATACTCCGTTCACACTCCTCAAAACCACCTCTCTCCGACCTTCTTCCTGGCAAACCGAAACTCGCCTTACCGACCGGTTCGCAGTGTCAATACGTTGTTGATCCCGCCTCCGTCGACGTctatgcagcagcagcgcatcCCGTTTGAGCACATGCACTACCAGCCACTTGGCAAGTCTGAGCGGAAGACGGGCTTGCTGCCATATTCGCACCCTGAGGCTTGGCCGCATGGACACTTCCCGCAACCGATCTTCCACACCACCCCAAACTATTAG
- the MRPL10 gene encoding mitochondrial 54S ribosomal protein uL15m (BUSCO:EOG09264A2D;~COG:J;~EggNog:ENOG410PJUA;~InterPro:IPR005749,IPR036227,IPR021131,IPR030878;~PFAM:PF00828;~go_component: GO:0015934 - large ribosomal subunit [Evidence IEA];~go_function: GO:0003735 - structural constituent of ribosome [Evidence IEA];~go_process: GO:0006412 - translation [Evidence IEA]), with protein sequence MPPRLQLLPFQWQRPMATTTTNLLSAFLLPQAAIPIHQQSRNAHILASLSDTQGAYNKRIRRGRGPASGKGKTSGRGHKGQKQHGKVPAGFNGGQTPEIVVHGERGFNNVHSIDLAPVNLDRIQSWIDQGRIDPTRPITVRELAQSRCIHQTKEGVKLLGRGVEKDDHEVPVDSVLKQPIHIVVSRASAPAIAAVEAAGGSVTTRFYTKSAIARIMKREMHPFVSLAWTKESGSEALAVAEDGEPLTESKVMKEMGYSYRLPDPTKRRDIEYYRDPAHRGYLSHLLKPMEGPSLFFRSPVERKSAAGVKKEKVLPENRLW encoded by the exons ATGCCACCCCGGCTCCAATTGCTGCCCTTCCAATGGCAGCGGCCAATGGCCACTACAACAACgaacctcctctccgccttcctcctcccccaagCAGCTATTCCTATCCACCAACAAAGCCGGAACGCGCACATCCTCGCCTCGCTCTCCGATACGCAGGGCGCCTACAACAAGCGCATCAGAAGAGGTCGGGGTCCTGCCTCCGGAAAGGGTAAAACGTCTGGAAGAGGTCACAAGGGTCAGAAGCAGCATGGTAAAGTCCCCGCTGGGTTTAATGGTGGTCAGACGCCTGAGATCGTGGTGCATGGTGAGAGGGGGTTTAATAATGT GCATTCGATCGACCTCGCCCCCGTGAACCTCGACCGAATCCAATCCTGGATCGACCAAGGCCGGATCGACCCAACGCGCCCGATCACGGTGCGCGAACTCGCCCAATCCCGCTGCATCCACCAGACCAAAGAGGGCGTGAAGCTTCTCGGCCGGGgcgtggagaaggatgacCACGAGGTCCCCGTCGACAGTGTGCTCAAGCAGCCGATTCACATCGTTGTGTCGAGGGCGTCTGCGCCTGCGATTGCGGCGGTCGAGGCGGCGGGTGGATCCGTCACGACGAGATTCTATACCAAGTCTGCTATTGCGAGGATCATGAAGCGAGAGATGCATCCGTTTGTGTCCTTGGCTTGGACTAAGGAGAGTGGGAGTGAGGCGTTGGCCGTGGCAGAGGATGGGGAGCCTCTGACTGAGTCGAAGGTTATGAAGGAGATGGGGTATTCGTATAGGTTGCCGGATCCGACTAAGAGAAGGGATATTGAGTATTATAGGGATCCGGCGCATAGGGGATACTTGAGTCATTTGTTGAAGCCGATGGAGGGTCCTAGTTTGTTCTTTAGGTCGCCTGTGGAGAGGAAGTCGGCTGCTGGTGttaagaaggagaaggtcttGCCGGAGAATAGGCTTTGGTGA